CATTCCGAAATCCGCCTCCGCTTCCTGGGCTTTGTGCTGAAGGACAAACTGGTGGTGAACCGCGAGTACAACACGGCCTACATCGCCATCACGCAGGACGAACTGCGCCAGTACCAGAGCAAAACCGGCGACACCGAAGGCCTGGTCAACTACGCGTTGAGCATCGAAGGCATCAAGTTCGCGGCCGTGTTCATCGACCGCGGCGTGGCCGTGAAGATTTCCTTCCGCTCGGTGGGCAACTTTTCCGTGAGCGACTTTTCGCGCCGGCATTTCGAAGGCGGGGGGCACCACAATGCGGCCGGCGGCATCAGTTATTTGCCCCTCGATGCAACGGTGGAGCGCTTCCTGAGCATCCTTCCCGAGTATAAGGAGCAGCTAACGGGCGTACCTGCCGCCGTAGCGCCGCCGGTGGCGTAACTTTGAAACGTTTCTGATTCCTCACTTCTTTCTTTTTCATGCGTTTTTCCTCCCGCTCTGCGCGGCAGTTGGCCCTGGGGGCCAGCCTGCTGGGCTTCGCTTCCCTCACGGCCTGTAACAAAGGCGGCGGTGACTTTGCCAAAACCAAATCCGGCATCGAGTACAAGATTTTCAAGAAAGTCGGCAACGATTACGAGCGGCGCGATGTGAGCCCCGACGGCGACCCGACCTACAAAGACCGGGTGGGCAAGTTCCTGCTGGGCAACATGCAGTACCGCACCGGCAAGGACTCGGTGCTGCAGAACACCCGCCGCGACGTGGGCCTGCCCGTGCCGCTGCCCCTGCTCGAGCTCAAGCAGAAAGGTGCTCCCGACGAAGCCCTGTCGATGCTGCAGCCCGGCGACAGCGGCGTGTTCCGCTTTCAGGTTGATTCGCTCATCAAGCCCAAGTCGGGCCAGCCCGTGCCCAAGTTCCTGAAGAACGGCGGCAACGTGGTGATGATGTACGTGGCCACCACGCCCAAGCTCATCACGCAGGAAGAAGCCCAGGCCATGCAGCCCGAGCTGCAGAAGCGCGCCATGGCCGCCCAGATGAAGCAGCGCATGGCCTCGCCCGAGTATGCCAAGCAGATGAAAGAACAGGCAGATGCCCAAGCCAAAGCCCTGGCCGCTCCGGCCGTGGTAGCCCAGCTCAAGAAGGACGACGCCGTGCTGCAGGACTACATCAAGAAAAACAACCTGAACATGAAGAAGACGCCCTCGGGCATCTACTACCAGGTCCTGAAGCCCGGCACCGGCCCCACGCCCAAGCCCGGCCAGACGGTGAGCGTGAACTACAACGGCACGCTGCTCAGCGGCAAGCTGTTTGACTCGTCGGAGAAAACCGGCAAGCCAATTGACTTCCCAATCGGCCAAGGCGCCGTGATTCCTGGTTGGGACCAAGGCATTGCGCTACTCAACAAAGGCAGCAAGGCCATCCTGCTCATCCCCTCCTCGCTGGCCTACGGCACGCGCGGCGCAGGTACGGACATCCCCGCCGACGCGCCCCTGCGCTTCGAGGTGGAGCTAGTCGACGTCCAATAGTCTTTTATTGTTTCTGAATTCCGGCCAACGGGCGGCACGGCACAGCTGCCAGCGCCTCCGTTGGTCGGAATCCTTTTATCCCCTTCGCCATGAAATACCTTCTGCTCCGTTCACGCTTGCTGGTGCTAGCGGCGAGCCTGCTCCTGGCGGCCCCGGCCCTGTGGAGCTGCAACACCGAAACTGCCTACCAGAAAACGTTGCGTGAGCACGAAGACCAACTAAAAGCCATCGACGAGGATACGATTCAGCATTACCTGACGCGCAATAAGCTGATGACGAATGCAGTGCGGACCAACTCGGGCCTGTACGTGGTTACGCTCACAGCGGGCCAGGGCACGCCCATTACGGCCGGCAAGCAGGTAAGCGTGAAGTACGTTGGCCGCATTCTGAGCAACGGCGCGCACCCCGAGTCTTCGGGCTACCCGGCTTCGCCCGGCGACAGCCGCTACCCGCAAGGTGCTATTTTCGACAACTCGTCGGAGAACCACACCGCCTGCGGCTGCGCCGTCTTCACAGCGGGCAGCGGCGCTATTGCCGGTTTCAGCGAAGGGCTGCTGCTCATGCGCAAAGGCGACCGCAAGCTGTTGCTCATTCCCTCGCGCCTGGCGTACGGCCCTTCCGGCCAAACGGGCATTCCGGCCGACGCGGCCTTGATGTTCGACGTGGAAGTGCTCGACGTTTTTTAATGCCTTCGCCGTGAGTTGGTTTGCTGGCCTGAAACGCCACCTAAGTAGCGTGGCGTTGGCACTTGGGCTGTGGCTCGTCGCTACAGCTGCAAGCGCCCAGACTGCCCCAAAGCCCGTGGTGCCCTCCACCCCAAGCGCCCCAGCCACCGGCTCCGATACAGCGCACCTCGTTCCGCAGCACACGCGGAGCGGGGTGCGCTTTGTGTTTCGGGAGCGCGGCACCGGGCCGCAGGCCAAGGCCGGCAGCCGCGTGGCCGTGCGTTACACCGGCTTCCTACCCGATGGCCATATTTTCGATGCGACGGCCGCCTCGGGCGGGCCGCTTCGGTTTCGGGTGGGCCGGGGCGAGGTTATCCTGGGCTGGGACGAACTGCTGCCCCTGCTGCCAGCGGGCTCGCGGGTGCGGGCCTGGATACCGGCGGCGCTGGCCTACGGCACCACCGGCGTGCGCGACCCCGATGATGAAAGCCGTTACTTGATTCCACCCAATACCGAACTCGTGTTTGAGCTGCAGGTACTGAGCGTGCGTTAACTCCCTCCTGGATACTGACCAACTTTCTTCTATGCGATACTTCCTCCTGAGCGCTGTTTGTGCGCTGTTCGCTTTTTTGCAACCTGCCAGCGCGCAAACGCCGGGCGCGGAGTTTTCCCGCTTGCCCACGGGCACCGAGTACCGGCTGTTTCGGAAGGACGCGACGGGCCGTTACCTGCCCCACCCGCTGGCTGCTACCGATGCACCGTATGCCAGCCGCGTTGGGCAGGTGCTCACGGTCTTCCTGGAATTCCGCACCGGCCGCGACTCCCTGCTGATGAAGTCGCGCCAGATGCAGCCCACGCCGCAGCCCGTAGCCCTGCCCGACAAGCCCGAGGTCGGTAGCCTCGAAGAGGCGCTGGGGCTGCTCCTGCCCGGCGACAGCGCCGTGTTCCGCTTCCCGGCCGATACCATATTTGCCAAGACCTTCCGCCAGCCCGTGCCCCCGTTTATTCGCAAGGGCGGCAACACCATGCTCGTGTTTGCCAGCGCCCGCGAGCTGCTCAC
This region of Hymenobacter sedentarius genomic DNA includes:
- a CDS encoding FKBP-type peptidyl-prolyl cis-trans isomerase translates to MSWFAGLKRHLSSVALALGLWLVATAASAQTAPKPVVPSTPSAPATGSDTAHLVPQHTRSGVRFVFRERGTGPQAKAGSRVAVRYTGFLPDGHIFDATAASGGPLRFRVGRGEVILGWDELLPLLPAGSRVRAWIPAALAYGTTGVRDPDDESRYLIPPNTELVFELQVLSVR
- a CDS encoding FKBP-type peptidyl-prolyl cis-trans isomerase, with the protein product MRYFLLSAVCALFAFLQPASAQTPGAEFSRLPTGTEYRLFRKDATGRYLPHPLAATDAPYASRVGQVLTVFLEFRTGRDSLLMKSRQMQPTPQPVALPDKPEVGSLEEALGLLLPGDSAVFRFPADTIFAKTFRQPVPPFIRKGGNTMLVFASARELLTMAEMSARQEKLQAEYAKQAKAAAVAQSAKDAAKIQAYLKKNKLVAKKTVGGTYYIITRPGKGLPPKKGQTVRVLYRGTVLATGKEFDSSAKHGNEPIAFALGTGQVIPGWDQGIAMLTKGSKAVLLIPSPLAYGPRGAGADIPANAVLRFEVELVDFK
- a CDS encoding FKBP-type peptidyl-prolyl cis-trans isomerase codes for the protein MKYLLLRSRLLVLAASLLLAAPALWSCNTETAYQKTLREHEDQLKAIDEDTIQHYLTRNKLMTNAVRTNSGLYVVTLTAGQGTPITAGKQVSVKYVGRILSNGAHPESSGYPASPGDSRYPQGAIFDNSSENHTACGCAVFTAGSGAIAGFSEGLLLMRKGDRKLLLIPSRLAYGPSGQTGIPADAALMFDVEVLDVF
- a CDS encoding FKBP-type peptidyl-prolyl cis-trans isomerase — its product is MRFSSRSARQLALGASLLGFASLTACNKGGGDFAKTKSGIEYKIFKKVGNDYERRDVSPDGDPTYKDRVGKFLLGNMQYRTGKDSVLQNTRRDVGLPVPLPLLELKQKGAPDEALSMLQPGDSGVFRFQVDSLIKPKSGQPVPKFLKNGGNVVMMYVATTPKLITQEEAQAMQPELQKRAMAAQMKQRMASPEYAKQMKEQADAQAKALAAPAVVAQLKKDDAVLQDYIKKNNLNMKKTPSGIYYQVLKPGTGPTPKPGQTVSVNYNGTLLSGKLFDSSEKTGKPIDFPIGQGAVIPGWDQGIALLNKGSKAILLIPSSLAYGTRGAGTDIPADAPLRFEVELVDVQ